The stretch of DNA AACGCCTATTCATCGTCCTCTTCATCGTCCTCTTCATCGTCCTCTTCCCGGCTATCGCTCTCTTTTTCACACTCGGAATGTTCCTCTTCCTCCGGCGGGATCTCCGGTTCCACCGAAGTGATCCGGAATTCCGGTCTCGTGGGGATGGTCGATTCCTTATGCCAGCTGATCTCCAGAATCAGTTTTTCCTGGTCTTTTCTCCGGCTGGCTTCCACCGTAAAATCCATCATCTCCACCGGGTGCAGGGCTACGTACTCGTCGCCCTGCTGGACATAGACCTTGCCCTCCTTGATCGACTTCACCAGTTCCTCGAGATACGAAACGACAGTGTTCAGATCCATCCTTCCCTTTAACCGCACTTCTTTTTTACTCATAATTACCTCCCGTCTTAAAGATAGTTGATGTGAAAAAAAGTTCACCCATTTTGGAGCGAGGCGACAAAGCGGGCCGCCTCGTTGAAGTCGATTCCTCCAGTAACCTCGAATACTGGAGAGCCATTCAAGACCTCCAAGTAGCGTTCAACCGAGAAGTCCGGCAACGGGTGGTTCGGATCCGGCTGGTAGAAGAGCCCTGGAGATTTGACGAACGACCGCATCAAGTCATTTCGCTCCCGGAGGTCGACCAGCCGAAAACATGGCATCCCGATATCTTTTTTCCAGTTCAAAAGGACAAGAGCGCTCAGAGGAGCACAGAGCACGAACGTTTCTTCACCGAATACTTCGTCCAGATACACGTCATGCTTGTGCTCGAGATCCCAGAGCCGGAGAGCGGGAACTTCAGCATACCGTCGACGGTCCCCTTCGGAGAGAACACCGTGTAACGCCGGATCGGCCAAAAGAGTTCCGGGGTTGACTCGGGGGAGTTTCGCCACCCCGTACATGGTCTTCCGTCCCTCCCCTTTCTTGACCAGGAGACGGTCGTTGCTCACAAAGCGCCAGCCTTTCCTGACCAAGCGCAGGGCCAGCGTTGATTTGCCCCGTCCGGCGAAACCGGCCAGAGCCAAGCCAGTCCGTCCCTGGCAGACCCCTGCGGCGTGAAATAACAAACATCCCCGGTCAAGCATCCATTGGATGTAACGGCTGTTGATAAAATTGATCACCTGGTTGGCGTTGGTCAGACAGGGACCGATGGCCAGGTTCACCCCGCTTCCGAAGACAAAGATCATCCCGGTGAGTCTCTTGCGCACCACCCGTCCCCCAGGAATTTCCCGGTATTCCTCCTTGATCTTCATTTTACCGGGGTCCGGCGGCTTGACCACCAGACCCTTTCCGGGGTCGATCGTCGGTCCCTCCAAAGCCATGACCTCGATATTTATATTATTCGAGGACACAGCGGTGAATACCCGGTAATAACGGCGCAAGGCAGCGATGAGGTTGGGATCGTTGCTGGTCACGCGAATCCGGCTGTCCCCGAACAGGAGAGTCAAGCTCTCCCGGGGAGGAAAGCGTTCCAGAACGCGGACGGCGGCTCCCAGGATGCCGGAATCGAAGAGATTATCCATCGAGGTCCTCCAGGACATAATCGACCAGAAGTTCGGCAGCGTCCAGCGAGTGGGATTCTAAAAGACCACGGAACCCCCCGAAGGCGGATACCTCAAAAACCAGAGGCCCCATGCCGGTTTCCACCACGTCTACCGTCGTGTAATCGAGACCGAACAGGTCCTGGGCTCGCTTCGCGACGGCAATCACTTCCTCCGGCGGATCGACCGCCTCGTACCGGCCGCCGGAGGAAGTGGTGGTATTCCAGGAATCACCCCCCCTTACCCGGGCATACGTTGCCAGGTACCGACCTCCCAGAAAAGCGATCCCCAGGTCCCGGCCGGGCAGGTCAAGCATTTGCTGGATATAGATCACCGAATTTCCGGCGGACCGAAAACGCTCCACCATCTTTGCACAGTCCCGGCCCGCTTCGACCACGAGCATGCCTCTGGCCTTGGTTGTATAAAGAGGCTTCAAAACCGCCCGGCCAAACTCCTCCACCGCCCGGCAGGCCTCTTCCAGACTTTCCGTGACGAAAGTCGGGGGAATGGGAATCTCCCCCAAACGCATGGTCACCGTACAGACCAACCGGTCCAACACCCGGAGAATCCGATAAGGATCGGAAAAAATCCGCAGGCCCCTCTCCTTCAGAAAACGGAGGATCTCCAACCGATCCAAGAAATCCGGCGAATAGTGAGACCCGATTTTTTTTATAACCATAGCGTCAAACGAAGACAGATCCTCCCCCCGGTACAACACTTGTCCCCGGTGGACATCGAAAACCAGGCTTTCCATGTCCACCAAAAACCGGAAACCGGTTTTCCGTTCCAGAACATCGGCCAATTTCTCCGATGACCAGCCGCCGGGTATGCCGATGACCCCGACTTTTTTCATCAAATCCTCTCCGTATTCACGACAATAGCGCTTCCAAAGGAATGTGGTAGTCTTCCCAGGGCTTTCCCATGAATTGGAGGATGTGCTCCAGCAGAAAACGTGAGTGCCG from Atribacteraceae bacterium encodes:
- a CDS encoding amphi-Trp domain-containing protein, with the protein product MSKKEVRLKGRMDLNTVVSYLEELVKSIKEGKVYVQQGDEYVALHPVEMMDFTVEASRRKDQEKLILEISWHKESTIPTRPEFRITSVEPEIPPEEEEHSECEKESDSREEDDEEDDEEDDE
- a CDS encoding HprK-related kinase B; the protein is MDNLFDSGILGAAVRVLERFPPRESLTLLFGDSRIRVTSNDPNLIAALRRYYRVFTAVSSNNINIEVMALEGPTIDPGKGLVVKPPDPGKMKIKEEYREIPGGRVVRKRLTGMIFVFGSGVNLAIGPCLTNANQVINFINSRYIQWMLDRGCLLFHAAGVCQGRTGLALAGFAGRGKSTLALRLVRKGWRFVSNDRLLVKKGEGRKTMYGVAKLPRVNPGTLLADPALHGVLSEGDRRRYAEVPALRLWDLEHKHDVYLDEVFGEETFVLCAPLSALVLLNWKKDIGMPCFRLVDLRERNDLMRSFVKSPGLFYQPDPNHPLPDFSVERYLEVLNGSPVFEVTGGIDFNEAARFVASLQNG
- a CDS encoding GAK system ATP-grasp enzyme, with protein sequence MKKVGVIGIPGGWSSEKLADVLERKTGFRFLVDMESLVFDVHRGQVLYRGEDLSSFDAMVIKKIGSHYSPDFLDRLEILRFLKERGLRIFSDPYRILRVLDRLVCTVTMRLGEIPIPPTFVTESLEEACRAVEEFGRAVLKPLYTTKARGMLVVEAGRDCAKMVERFRSAGNSVIYIQQMLDLPGRDLGIAFLGGRYLATYARVRGGDSWNTTTSSGGRYEAVDPPEEVIAVAKRAQDLFGLDYTTVDVVETGMGPLVFEVSAFGGFRGLLESHSLDAAELLVDYVLEDLDG